In one Musa acuminata AAA Group cultivar baxijiao chromosome BXJ2-5, Cavendish_Baxijiao_AAA, whole genome shotgun sequence genomic region, the following are encoded:
- the LOC135612076 gene encoding uncharacterized protein LOC135612076, producing MGFQLLRSDTKVSSCNCHYPLVWCSKSSVCYYPPCLPKSQWEYAQNVTTRSAPVPIALEEKHSDDKVAIEQNSSEDGKDEIFLKSSLKKPREMDSEQVRKGNVKWMDLLGKELAEIKEFETDESEEPEDYTEGDTACICVIQ from the exons ATGGGCTTTCAATTGCTGAGATCTGACACGAAGGTTTCATCCTGCAATTGCCACTATCCTCTCGTCTGGTGCTCGAAGTCGTCGGTCTGCTATTACCCGCCTTGCCTTCCAAAGTCACAGTGGGAATATGCCCAAAATGTTACTACCAGATCAGCTCCAGTTCCCATTGCTTTGGAGGAGAAGCACTCTGATGACAAGGTTGCGATCGAGCAGAATAGTTCAGAGGATGGAAAGGATGAGATCTTTCTGAAGAGCAGCCTAAAGAAACCAAGGGAAATGGATTCAGAACAGGTCCGAAAGGGCAATGTCAAATGGATGGACTTGTTGGGGAAGGAACTTGCTGAGATCAAAGAATTCGAGACAGA TGAGTCTGAAGAGCCAGAGGATTACACTGAGGGCGACACGGCATGCATTTGTGTCATTCAATGA
- the LOC103983785 gene encoding glutamate dehydrogenase 1, mitochondrial isoform X2, giving the protein MKGGIRYHHEVDPDEVNALAQLMTWKTAVANIPYGGAKGGIGCSPGELSRSELERLTRVFTQKIHDLIGIHTDVPAPDMGTNPQTMAWILDEYSKFHGYSPAVVTGKPVDLGGSLGREAATGRGVLFATEALLAEYGKSIKDQRFVIQGFGNVGSWAAQLISAAGGKVIAVSDVTGAIKNNEGLDIEKLLKYSVENLGIRGFSGGESIDPSSLLTEDCDVLIPAALGGVINRENANDIMAKFIIEAANHPTDPEADEILSKKGVVILPDIYANSGGVTVSYFEWVQNIQGFMWDEEKVNAELKTYMTRGFKDVKEMCRAHNCDLRMGAFTLGVNRVARATVLRGWEA; this is encoded by the exons ATGAAGGGAGGAATCAGATACCATCATGAG GTTGATCCAGATGAAGTTAATGCCTTGGCACAATTAATGACTTGGAAAACAGCTGTAGCTAATATTCCATATGGGGGAGCTAAAGGTGGAATAGGATGCAGTCCAGGTGAACTTAGCCGTTCGGAACTTGAGAGACTTACTAGAGTTTTCACGCAGAAGATACATGATTTAATTGGCATTCATACTGATGTTCCAGCACCTGATATGGGAACTAACCCACAG ACAATGGCTTGGATACTCGATGAGTACTCAAAGTTTCATGGCTACTCACCAGCTGTTGTGACTGGAAAACCTGTT gaTCTTGGTGGATCACTTGGGAGAGAAGCAGCTACTGGAAGGGGGGTGCTGTTTGCAACAGAGGCCCTGCTTGCAGAGTATGGAAAGAGCATTAAAGATCAACGCTTTGTAATACAG GGCTTTGGTAATGTTGGTTCTTGGGCGGCCCAACTTATCAGTGCAGCTGGTGGCAAGGTGATTGCTGTTAGTGATGTTACAGGGGCAATCAAGAACAATGAAGGTCTGGACATTGAAAAACTACTAAAATACTCTGTGGAGAATCTAGGAATCAGAGGCTTCAGTGGTGGAGAATCAATTGATCCGAGTTCCTTGCTAACTGAAGATTGTGATGTTCTTATTCCAGCAGCGCTTGGGGGTGTGATAAACAG GGAAAATGCTAATGATATAATGGCCAAATTCATCATCGAGGCAGCAAATCATCCAACTGATCCAGAGGCTGATGAG ATCTTATCAAAGAAAGGTGTGGTTATTCTTCCGGACATATATGCAAATTCTGGTGGTGTTACTGTGAGTTACTTTGAGTGGGTTCAG AATATCCAAGGATTCATGTGGGATGAAGAGAAGGTTAATGCTGAGCTCAAAACATACATGACCAGAGGCTTCAAAGACGTGAAGGAGATGTGCAGGGCACACAACTGCGATCTCCGCATGGGAGCATTTACCCTTGGAGTCAATCGAGTTGCACGAGCAACCGTTCTTCGAGGATGGGAAGCTTGA
- the LOC135612075 gene encoding ADP-glucose phosphorylase-like: MPGVPFLTAAMSSTEQSPSPPLPNRSAEVRRDAIFDRWVLISPARARRPSDFKSHSPASSSASGNPSPKPSCAFCAGREGECAPEIFRVPPSSSVDWKIRVIENLYPALRRDAEPPDPSDGLAAAGTGRCAVTGFGFHDVVIETPDHSVHLPDLSPEEVGEVLLAYKQRIFQLSRLGSIKYVQVFKNYGASAGASMAHSHSQIMGLPLVPPLVSSRLDSMKKFYDMTGKCSLCEVQSEDILVCDTVHFFAIVPFAASYPFEVWIVPRDHTAHFHEIDHEKAVDLGGLLKLILQKLSKQLNDPPYNLMIQTAPFDLSTSCAPYTHWFLQILPHLNVIGGFEIGSGCFINPVFPEDAAKILREVDCSK, encoded by the exons ATGCCCGGCGTCCCGTTTCTAACGGCGGCGATGTCATCGACGGAGCAGTCGCCGTCTCCTCCTCTTCCCAATCGAAGCGCCGAGGTCCGGCGGGACGCCATCTTCGACCGTTGGGTCCTCATATCCCCCGCACGCGCTCGCCGCCCTTCCGACTTCAAGTCCCACTCccccgcctcctcctccgcctccggaAACCCTAGCCCTAAGCCCTCCTGCGCCTTCTGCGCCGGCCGGGAAGGCGAGTGCGCGCCGGAGATCTTCCGCgtccctccctcctcctccgtcGACTGGAAGATCCGGGTCATCGAGAATCTCTACCCCGCGCTCCGCCGTGACGCCGAGCCTCCGGACCCGAGCGATGGCCTCGCCGCCGCCGGCACGGGGAGGTGCGCCGTGACCGGGTTCGGATTCCACGACGTGGTCATCGAGACCCCGGACCACTCCGTCCACCTGCCGGACCTCTCCCCCGAGGAGGTAGGGGAGGTGCTCCTCGCGTACAAGCAGCGGATCTTTCAGCTCTCGCGCCTGGGATCGATTAAGTACGTGCAG gtatttaaGAACTATGGTGCATCTGCTGGAGCATCGATGGCTCATTCGCATAGTCAGATCATGGGCCTTCCCTTGGTTCCTCCATTGGTTTCTTCTCGTCTTGATAGCATGAAAAAGTTCTATGATATGACAGGAAAGTGTAGCCTGTGCGAGGTTCAATCTGAGGATATTTTGGTCTGTGACACGGTCCATTTTTTTGCAATTGTTCCCTTTGCAGCTTCGTATCCCTTCGAGGTGTGGATTGTACCTCGTGATCACACTGCACATTTCCATGAAATAGATCATGAGAAG GCTGTGGACCTCGGTGGCCTTCTGAAACTTATACTCCAGAAGTTGTCCAAGCAGCTCAATGATCCACCATACAACTTGATGATTCAGACAGCACCATTTGACTTGTCAACCTCCTGTGCACCTTACACACACTGGTTTTTGCAGATTCTTCCTCACTTGAATGTTATAGGGGGTTTCGAGATCGGGAGTGGATGCTTCATCAATCCTGTTTTCCCAGAGGATGCAGCGAAGATCTTGAGAGAAGTTGATTGCTCAAAATAA
- the LOC103983785 gene encoding glutamate dehydrogenase 1, mitochondrial isoform X1 has translation MNALVATSRNFKQAAKLLGLDSKLEKSLLIPFREIKVECTIPKDDGTLASFVGFRVQHDNARGPMKGGIRYHHEVDPDEVNALAQLMTWKTAVANIPYGGAKGGIGCSPGELSRSELERLTRVFTQKIHDLIGIHTDVPAPDMGTNPQTMAWILDEYSKFHGYSPAVVTGKPVDLGGSLGREAATGRGVLFATEALLAEYGKSIKDQRFVIQGFGNVGSWAAQLISAAGGKVIAVSDVTGAIKNNEGLDIEKLLKYSVENLGIRGFSGGESIDPSSLLTEDCDVLIPAALGGVINRENANDIMAKFIIEAANHPTDPEADEILSKKGVVILPDIYANSGGVTVSYFEWVQNIQGFMWDEEKVNAELKTYMTRGFKDVKEMCRAHNCDLRMGAFTLGVNRVARATVLRGWEA, from the exons ATGAATGCACTGGTTGCAACAAGTAGAAATTTTAAGCAGGCTGCTAAGCTGCTGGGTTTGGACTCTAAACTGGAGAAAAGTTTGCTCATTCCCTTTAGAGAGATCAAG GTTGAGTGCACAATTCCAAAAGATGATGGTACTTTAGCATCTTTTGTGGGATTCAGGGTGCAGCATGATAATGCTAGGGGTCCTATGAAGGGAGGAATCAGATACCATCATGAG GTTGATCCAGATGAAGTTAATGCCTTGGCACAATTAATGACTTGGAAAACAGCTGTAGCTAATATTCCATATGGGGGAGCTAAAGGTGGAATAGGATGCAGTCCAGGTGAACTTAGCCGTTCGGAACTTGAGAGACTTACTAGAGTTTTCACGCAGAAGATACATGATTTAATTGGCATTCATACTGATGTTCCAGCACCTGATATGGGAACTAACCCACAG ACAATGGCTTGGATACTCGATGAGTACTCAAAGTTTCATGGCTACTCACCAGCTGTTGTGACTGGAAAACCTGTT gaTCTTGGTGGATCACTTGGGAGAGAAGCAGCTACTGGAAGGGGGGTGCTGTTTGCAACAGAGGCCCTGCTTGCAGAGTATGGAAAGAGCATTAAAGATCAACGCTTTGTAATACAG GGCTTTGGTAATGTTGGTTCTTGGGCGGCCCAACTTATCAGTGCAGCTGGTGGCAAGGTGATTGCTGTTAGTGATGTTACAGGGGCAATCAAGAACAATGAAGGTCTGGACATTGAAAAACTACTAAAATACTCTGTGGAGAATCTAGGAATCAGAGGCTTCAGTGGTGGAGAATCAATTGATCCGAGTTCCTTGCTAACTGAAGATTGTGATGTTCTTATTCCAGCAGCGCTTGGGGGTGTGATAAACAG GGAAAATGCTAATGATATAATGGCCAAATTCATCATCGAGGCAGCAAATCATCCAACTGATCCAGAGGCTGATGAG ATCTTATCAAAGAAAGGTGTGGTTATTCTTCCGGACATATATGCAAATTCTGGTGGTGTTACTGTGAGTTACTTTGAGTGGGTTCAG AATATCCAAGGATTCATGTGGGATGAAGAGAAGGTTAATGCTGAGCTCAAAACATACATGACCAGAGGCTTCAAAGACGTGAAGGAGATGTGCAGGGCACACAACTGCGATCTCCGCATGGGAGCATTTACCCTTGGAGTCAATCGAGTTGCACGAGCAACCGTTCTTCGAGGATGGGAAGCTTGA